The segment gatcttccccaaccaggggtcaaacctgtgtctcctgctttggcaggcagattcttcaccactgagccaccagggaagccccagaaatctCCATTCTTGATAGCAACACCATTAGATATATTTAAGCAAAGGGCAATATTTTGTGCTGAACTATGTTTTCTTCACGATGCTAAAATGGCAAAAGATTTCTGTGTTGCTCATCATTATCTtcaggcaggaaggaagagaaagagaaacaagcgGCATAGTTTTCACTCTTAGGCAATCCCAACCTCAActccattttcccaaatcaaaaCATAGCTTTAGTCTGTACATCAGCACAGCAGACTCAACGTTCACAGCATGGCAGACACAGGAAGTAGAAGCAAGTACTCAGCAATTTTACAAGTCATTTGACAAAAAAGTGCCCCAAGATTAACTCCACATACCCTCAAGTCTGGTGTTCTACATCAATGTAGCTAACCATATTTGAGTCAAGGGCTTCCAGCCCACTTCGAATTGCTGCCAGAATGAGCTCGGACGCTCAGCCAGCTAAAGGAATCCGGAGCCTGGTGTTGGATTTCACTTCTGGTCCTATAGAAATCTCTTACTGGAGCTATAGAATACCAACGTAGCTACAGGCTACAGATATTATAAAACAGGATATCGGTTGAACTTGAGACTCTGGAGGCAAATATACACAAGACATGCAGAAACCCAATGCATGATTTTCCAAGTTAATGCATTATATTTGATTGATAATAAGCCTGAGGAAGATTCCTATGATCTGCACTTGGATAGCCCTTTAATATAGCCAAATGAATTTTCATTAGGTATATACAACTGAAAAGTTTCCTACTTTGCACTATCATGAGGGAgataaaaaacatttaacaaagaTTAATTATGTGCCAGGTGCTTTTGGGCAcatcttatctcatttaatcctcacaacaatcctgtcCACTTTTTATAGTCAAGTagctaataaatggcagagctaGGATTAAACCTACACCTAGCTAACTGATCCCCAAATCCACATGCTTTCCACTAAACCACACTACCTCCTGTCTACTTTCTTCTgataaatacacttttaaaattcaaggaaCTAAATGGAATGTGATATCCAGGATTAGATCCAGGAACAGAAGACAGATATTAGTGAAAAAACTGGTGAATCCAAAAAAAGGTCCAGAGTTAACAGTATTGCACCAATGTTAATTTGTTTGGACAAATCTATTGCTATAATGTAAGATATTAACATCATGGAAAGTTAGGTAAAGAGTAAGTGGGAACCCTATTCTCTTTATGACTGTATTATAAgtcaaaattattctaaaataaaaagcatatttttaaaaattcaagaaagttATGAATCTCAGATATTGTCCAGAAGTTCAATGCCTAACTGGATATTTCCAATGGGATAGAAACATGTGGTCTTTTGTATAATCATAAATTTTGAATCTACCAGAGATGTCAGTGCTGGCTTCATTAGGGTAGTACAAAAGCAAGTTAAGCCCAAAGTAAAATGACCTGATTGTTGACCAGCAATAAAAATGCAGCCTgtccacaaaaaaggaaaatctcaTCAAGCTGAATACCATAGCAGGTGACCCTAACAGTTGCTTTAAAATATGCCGAAGTGAGCATTTACAGGTAATTGGgaagcagaaacaaaacaaagccaccTAGAAGTAAAGGTTAGGACGAAGTCATTAAAATGTTGCATTTTTGAGAATGAGTATCAGCAAGTAGATCCAAGTGACccacagtaatcagagaaggagagaggggttCATTCTTTTGGGAGTGAAAACCTCATGCAAACTATGAAGGAAAGATGCATAGCTGCAAAAAGCAGCAGACTCCACACCCTCAGGCACTTCACCTCAAACCAGAGGGCAGTCTCCCATCTGTTTATATTGTGGAAATGGCTGCTGATCCTGGACTCATCTCCTCCAAGACACCTGCACATAGAGATTGGTTTCTACCAGGAAGATCGTCTCCAAAAAACTATTCATACACTTCCATTAAAAGAAGTTCATATAGAAGCTTAAATTTCCATACTGTTATTATAATCTACAAGTTATATCTCTTCTACCCTGCTGACCCAGGATAAACATGGTAAAACAGTCTACATACTTAGTTGTATCAGGTTCATCTCAGTTGGGTTGCCAGCCCTCCAGGTGACTTaaggttaaaaacatttttttttttttaaggcttcttGTTTTTGTGTTCTCAGTGGGCTATTTACACCGTTTCCAAGCATCCCTCCTCCTTTGGAATTTTAATTTACTGTGAACGCTTCCCCCATAGGGCATTCCCTAGTGCCATTTTATTCTTGACCCTTTTCAATACAAAATCCTTAATAAAGACAATTGAAAGGAGGGTGAAAGCAGGGAAGCTGAAATTTTGTCATCTAGATACTGAGGGTGGCCTCTTTGTTAAGAATCTAGCATCCAGACCTTGAGGTCACACGATTAGTATTCCCATTGGAATCGTAGGGACTCTCTTTCAAAGAGTCTTCTGTCCAGTTTTCAGGCCACGTTAGGCACGTTCCCGCCCAGAAGCAGGGCCTGAAAAGAATGTCGGTGTTTTCCTTCAGGTATAGGTGCCTGGGGGTCAGGGGAGAGGGAACTGcaaggggtggagtgggaggcgggtgatagacagggatagaaactgtctcctcctccctctgaaTGCGAAATAGCCAATGGGGTGGCGCGGCCGAGCCGGCCCGGCCGCCAGTGCCATATAGTATGCAGCAACCGGAGGAGTCACGTTGGGGGAACGGCAGAAAGCAGCTATCCTTTTACACTACTTTGCTCTAGCAGCTATCTTAATGGTGACTGCGTGGCCGGGGGGAAACCTGATCGGCCAGATCCAGCCGAAaccaggagggagggagtgggctttccggagggggggaggggggagggagacgAAGAAGGAGGAGtaagagaggggaaaagaaagaggaaaagagtgcgagggagtgagggagggaggaaaataaacaacaacaaaaaaatgtcctcttcctcccccaccgGGCAGATTGCAAGTGCGGCGGACATCAAGCAGGAGAATGGGATGGAAAGCGCCTCGGAGGGGCAGGAGGCGCCCCGAGAAGTGGCGgggggcgcggcggcggcggcggggctgAGCCCCCAGGCTCCAGCCCCTTTCCCTCTGGAGCCGGGGGACGCCGCGGCTGCCGCCGCCAGGGTGAGCGGAGAGGAAGGGGCAGTGGCTGCagtggcggcggcggccgggGCGGCGGTGGATCAGGTACAACTCCACTCGGAACTTCTGGGCAGGCACCACcacgccgcggccgccgccgcgcAGACCCCACTGGCCTTCTCGCCCGACCATGTCGCCTGCGTGTGCGAGGCGCTGCAGCAGGGGGGCAACCTGGACCGCCTGGCCCGGTTCCTGTGGTCCCTGCCCCAGAGCGACCTGCTACGTGGCAACGAGAGCCTGCTGAAGGCGCGAGCGCTGGTGGCCTTCCACCAGGGCATCTACCCCGAGCTCTACAGCATCCTCGAGAGCCACAGCTTCGAGTCGGCTAACCACCCGCTGCTGCAGCAGCTCTGGTACAAGGCGCGCTACACCGAGGCCGAGCGAGCCCGCGGCCGGCCGCTGGGCGCGGTGGACAAGTACCGGCTACGCAGGAAATTCCCCCTGCCCCGCACCATCTGGGACGGCGAGGAGACGGTGTATTGTTTCAAGGAGAAGTCGCGCAACGCGCTCAAGGAGCTCTACAAGCAGAATCGCTACCCTTCGCCGGCCGAGAAGCGGCACCTGGCCAAGATCACCGGCCTCTCCCTCACCCAGGTCAGCAACTGGTTCAAGAACCGCCGGCAGCGCGATCGGAACCCCTCCGAGACCCAGTCCAAAAGGTGAGCGCCaactttcctcctcctcccccttcctctcccccacccccttcccagcTTTCTTTTCCTCCAAGTGCTCGCAAACATGGCGCTTACCTTCCCCACCAGCCTGGTCCGGCTGCCcacctctccccgccccccacctctctccccggcccggggcgcggggcggggggttgggggggcgagGGGCGGGGGAACCTCTCTCCttaccctcccccacctccccccagaaGTTTCTGGTCGCCCGCCTAGGTCTCAGTCCCCGCCCCCACCTCGGCTGGCCACTACTGCCCGgcttcccacccccatcccgcCGGCTTTGAAGTTGCCACTCTCTCTCCGGTTCTGTCCGGGCGAAGGAGCGTGTGTAGGCGCCGGAACGGTAGTTCTCCTGTCCGCCCGAGGCTCACGGAGGTTGCCAGCGCCGGGCCGGGTCTGCGCCTCAGAGGGGTCACGCCAGCccagcgcgcgcgcgcgcgctcccCGGACCCCCAGGGTTCGGCCGGCTGGGGCCCGCGTTGGAGGTGGCCGTGGCCGTTCTGGAAGGAGAACGGGGCGGGGGGGCGCGGGGAGGGCTGGCGGCGCAGAAGGGGGTCTGGGGGTGTCGAGGTTTTATGTGACAGAGTTAATCATTCACCCTGCCCTCGCTGGTTCCCTTCGCGGCCGCGGCAACTGTGGGGTGTTGGTGCGGCTCGGCTCTGCGGTGTTTTGAAACCTGATTCTGAACTCCTTCGGATCGGATTTCAGCGCCTCGGGGGTGGTGGGGCTGCGGGACTGCTTCCTTGGCCCCGGACAATTGCGTGTCTCCTTCCTGGCGTGGTGATGAGGGGTAGAGGCAGGCTGGCACCGGGCGGGAGGCAGGAAAGAAGTGGGGGCGCTATCCACTCCGCACCTCTCTGAGCGCCCACCCTGGCGGGTTTGAACTTTTTGACTGCcaggtatttattttttcccaactGGTTGAAAATACCGGGTTTTCCGCCTCTTTGGTACGTCCTCCTGAGTCAGACACCTAGTCTGAGAGTCTCTGTGTTGTATTGTTGGACGAAGTGTAAAGCCAACCCCGCGGGGACAGGAGAGAAAGAATCCAAAAAGCAGCTCGTAGGCTCTGCTGTAGGAAGGAATCTGGGAGCTGGGGAGCCCGGCCCGGCCGGGAGAAGGTGATCGCCCGGCGCATTCCAGAGCCCGCTGTGGGCCGCTCCTGCCCTGCGCTCCCGCGGGGCCGGGAGCCACGAGCCACGGCTCCGGCATTCCTCGCCCCAGGCAGGGAGGAAGGCTCGGTGTCCGAGCCCGGCCTGGCGGTAACCAAAACAAAACGCGCCCCGCGACCGGCGTGCACCCCGACCTACGTGCACCCCTCCGCAGACTTGCGGGGCGACCCGGAGAAGGCCCCTTGGTAACTCCACGCCACCTGCCCCCGCGCCTGCTTCAGGCAGCGGATCCCATCGCCTACGGAATCTGCAGGCCAGGTCTAGGGGGTGGGAGCGGCGCGCAGTCCAGCTGCCCTGCAGCCTCCACTCCCCGGCGCGTTCCCCGGGTCTCCTCCGCCACGCTCAGCCTGCTTCTCTCCCCACTCCacacccccgcccccggcccagtTGCCTGGTTGAGGCCCCTCTCCGGATCTACCTCCCACCCGCACCCCCGGTGAGTCACCCTCGCAGACGGCGACGGCGGCTCAGCCTCAGCTCGTAAATCAAAGCGCTTTCTGCGCTCCTGGCCCCGCAGCCCAAAGCCCGAGTAATCCCCTCCCCAAGGCATGAAAGCGAACCGACTGCTGGGCACTGCAGGGATGTCGGATCTTCTGCTGGGCCAAGTCCCGCCGCGCTCCAAACGGCCGCTGTTCTACACCccccgtccccccaccccccatccccccaaccccccccaccccagcctcagaCCAAATGGGAAACCCCCACCACTACCATTCCCCGGATTTGGTATTTCCCCCAAAATCGAAGAGGTGAGGAACACAGTCTGGTCTGCAACCAGTTCTTTTGGTAGCAGAAGAACTGAGGGTACTGGGGAAGGGGTCTGATAGGTACAAGGCCACTGAGTGACCCACAtcctttccctcccacctccccagggcACTGGCTGGTGTTCGTTAAATAGGCCCTTATGGCATCCTTTGGATTCAAAGGCGACTGCACATAACAGTTCTGAAACAGCCACTTTGTTGAATGAAACAGTTGTCAATCTGGTGGAGTAGAAGTTTGGGAGCAGGTGAGAATATGATCTCTCGTTAATTAACTGGCAAATAAAAGCCAGTATTTCCCATCTCCTGCTCCTTTGACAGTTTCATTTACCTCCAAAACCACCCTTATCTGAATTGGtttgaagggaagggaaagagttCCTAAATAAAGCAAGATGATTGACCACCCCTTTGATGAGTTTTTTCCTATGCTATAGGTAGAAGCATTTTTAACAGTAAGAAATAATTTCagtgctaccaaaaaaaaaagtatacaattCTGTAAATCCTGTTAGCTGAATTTACATCTTTCAGATCTCTGGGCGTTCTCTGAATTTATTATTAGCAAAGGTGACTGAGATAGGAGAATTCCTCTTCCTAGATACCCTAGTCAAAATCTGCTGAAATCCCTCATAGCTAAAGCAAGACTAAAAGATTTTCTGCTGTACTTTCCTTAGACACAGCTTTTAATGGGGTTCGAGGCTGGTTTTACAAACAGTTGGCGCTATGTACCTTGTCATGCCCCTGACTTTCTGAATGTCTTGATTTCCTCCTCTGTACAGTGAGTCAGATGGCAATCCTAGCACTGAAGATGAATCCAGCAAGGGTCATGAAGACTTGTCTCCTCATCAGCTCTCGGGTTCATCTGATGGTGTCACCAACCTCAGCCTTTCCAGTCACCTGGAGCCAGTATATATGCAACAAATTGGAAATGCTAAAATATCGTTAAGCTCCTCTGGAGTTTTATTGAACGGAAGTTTGGTACCTGCAAGTACTTCACCTGTCTTCCTTAATGGTAATTCTTTCATTCAGGGACCCAATGGAGTTATCCTTAATGGATTAAGTGTGGGAAATACACAGACAGTATCTTTGAACCCACCAAAAATGGCATCAAACATTATGAGCAATGGTATATCCATGACTGACATACTGGGGTCTACCTCCCAGGATGTGAAGGAATTCAAAGTTCTCCAGAGCTCTTCAGCTAACTCAGCAGCCACCACCTCCTATAGTCCCAGTGCTCCCGTGTCGTTCCCAGGGCTGATACCCAGCGCCGAGGTGAAAAGAGAAGGTATTCAAACAGTGGCTTCCCAGGATGGAGGCTCTGTGGTGACTTTTACCACACCAGTGCAAATTAACCAGTATGGCATCGTCCAGATCCCCAATTCTGGAGCAAACAGCCAGTTCCTTAATGGGAGCATTGGATTCTCTCCACTGCAGCTGCCTCCTGTTTCAGTGGCAGCTTCACAAGGTAAAAGTCTTATTTGGTACCATAATGCATCAGTGAATGTTTTAGCCAGCTGCTGTAAATGACGCATTTGGTGAGAGCTATAGATTGCTATTAGTCTTCGGGTACCTTACTGGCTGCTACGGCTGCAGAATAGTCTTGATTTGTTTCTCCTCCTTCACAAAATCCATGTAATATCCAGCTTGCTTGGTTCCCTCGCATCATGGGGGTGGGCTTTTATTTTCCCAACAACTGAATGGAAAAATACAGTTCACAGTGAGTCCTGCCAGTTCTACAATTATAGAAATATGCTAAGTCAATCGGTACTTACACAGTAACCCATTGCTTgatattttaagattaaaaattaataatattgctAAGAACACAAAATGAGCCAAGCAGTTGGTAAGAATGTGTACACTTCACCTAAGCATCATTTATCTGAGCAAAAGGTGTTTTAGAAGAGCGAGCTAAAAAGACTGGATCATTTGTGTTTGATTCATGTTCCTCCTTTAAGTAAGATTAACAGACCTAAAGGAAAAACAGAGGAATATATGATTGTTTGTTGTTCTGCATGTATACTAGCCTCTTAAATGTGTGGGTTTCTTTATGAAGGCAACTGTAAGCCTTATTTTATGTTTCTGGCTTTACCAAGACATCTCCTAAAGAAAGCACTGAGATGAAATTTGGAGGACCTGAGCCTGATATGCCAGTTCTTCAGCGACTTTAAGCAAATCTGGAGAGCTTTGTGTCACTGTTTTTCTATAGAAACAGGAATGGTTAGAATGGAGGTTGAAGAGCCCCCTGACTTCAGAAGTAGGAGGTGTTAGTGCATATTTTGCCTTTGTGGAAGCAAATCTGAAAGTCCAAATTTTTACCgaaacaaaaataagtaactGTTTGCCTTAAAGATCAGCTTCctgtaaaatgtttttattttaaaaaaatcaatttattcaaTCTCTTTTTTTCTACAACTATGGTCTGCTTCAGTTTGTTCGAGGTACTGATGGAAATATTGTTGTGCAGTGAATTCCATTCTGCAcatttgtttctctttgggtAAAATGGTAGTATAGTAACACACAACAGTCCTTCAGCAtgctatttatttcttcattgttcCAGGCTGTAGAAAAGATTACGCTAAGTCACTATCCAACACAGAGCAAAAATAGTCAAACCACAGAGAAAGCCAAAGTGCTTAGTTGTATAATACTTTAATATGGATCTAAcgctttttctctctttaggaAATTTCCAAATAGTAGATAACATTTTAAAGACAACAGATTTGAGCAGAAAAGCATGTTGTGTACATTGGGGAAGAGAAAGGCAGGAATACTTCTCATACATAATCTAAAGAAGTGCTGCCATGGAAAATTATTACAGACTAATTGTTAATTCTTACAATAAGACATTCAGTGTGAATAAGAACAGCATTTTCAGTTAAAATAGCTAAGATCAAATGACAGAGCTGTCAATCCTTAGACTTGTCTGGGTGAATTGAAGACATAAGTTTAACCAGATGGGTCCAGGAAGCAACATTCTCTTAGAGTAATTGTGTATTGCAGTTCTTAGTAAAGTATTTGGGGAGTCAGCCTTTCTCATAGATACCATGCCTTTCTTAGAGATGGCTAGACAAGGTAGATTATCTTTCTGTAGTTGAAATTTACATAGAAAAGCAGAATTTCTACATTTTACTCACTGTATAATCTAAGAAGATAAgcccttttttttaatatcactgtAAAATCATACTTTGTAGATCATTTCACAGCTgggttttttaaattgattttgaaaTTATTGTTCAATTTCTAATTCAATTGCAACTATACTTAAATATCAACTGCTTTTCCCCTTCACGTATGTATTTCATAATATAAAAACTTTGAGAaacattattttacttatatgcaatAGCAATTTGAGAAAATGTCACATCTGTTATGTTATATATGGCCCTATCCAAAAACAACAAATCACTTTGTTCACATATACACtggcaaataatttcacaaacaCACAACAAAGTAAACATCTATTTCAGATGTCTTTTGCTGCAATTTAGTAGCCAACAAGAATTTTAAAGCCTTTTTCGTTTGTTTGACCTGAAACAAAGATTTATGTTAGAAAAGAGCTGAAACATgaatagaaatgtttttcttaagttcaaataaagttttcattttttgtttgtttaaagacaTGCCTTTGCATTTAGGATGCTTAAAAATGTTAGGaagacatacatatatttatgatatttatCAATATAGGTGGCAACATAATCACAATTATTCTAGTAATTTAAGGAGGGAAATGTTTTAGGTGAATTACCTTTAACTTTGAACTGTTTTctcaaaataatatttactttaacATTGGagtattttctcaaaataatgaAGAGTATCTACTGCACATCTAATTCAAGATCAAGGTAAACTTCCCATTTGAATTATTCTGTCACAAAACTCCCCTAGGCCCACCTTTCCTTAAATGGCAAGATAATTGCCATTTTCCCCCATACCTAGGTGAAGGCTCAGAGGAAAAGGGTATTATCTGATGGTGGGAGTTTGtaaggggtggggcgggggggtgggtcTACTTCATCTGCATTGTCTTAAATTAGCTGATTTGAACCTCTCAGCTTtctacttatatttctttttctacttctggTCTCTGCAGAACATTATAATGAGAGTCTCAAAAGATAGAAACCCTTTTTAAAAGCATTAGCTTTAGTTCTAATGCTGTtggatctgtatttttaaaagcacatttcaTTATTATCATTAGTTCTATCACTACAATACTGAAAATTCAGAACTagtacaacaaaaagaaaaatctattgaATGTTTTATTGACATTACTTTATGGTTAGTTTGGTGAAAGATTGCAGCTTGTCTGTACAGGTTTATATGGTTAACTTTAAGCCCCAGGGTAACTCATTTTTGTGgtattttttgcatttccatttatattttatgtcaGTTACTGAGCTTGTCGTGAACAAAGGCATTctcttttgcatttgttttctagtTCTAACTGGCAGAGCTAGCAATAACTATTTAACTAACTGAGAGATAACAAGTCTTAGCAATACTGAGCCAGAAACTTAACTGAAATTAGAActtggaaaagattttttttcacatttgattTCTAAGCCAGTAGTTCTTGCTCCTGCTTCGTCACCAGAATTACTCAAGGAGTTAAAAATATACCTGCTCTGGGACTTACTGAGTCAGACTCTCAGGAGCAGAGCCTGGAAATCTGTAGTTGTAAGTGCTCAAGAAAAATCATGTGCGTAAAAaagtaacttttttctttccttatcagTTCCATCAATGATaagctgtactttttttttttttaggtaatatTTCAGTAAATTCAAGCACTTCAGATGGGAGCACATTTACAAGTGAGTCTGCCACAGTCCAACAAGGAAAGGTTTTCTTGAGCTCTCTTGCTCCCAGTGCAGTGGTATACACTGTTCCTAATTCAGGCCAGACTATAGGATCTGTTAAACAGGAGGGcgtggagaggagcctggtgttttCTCAGTTGATGCCCGCCAATCAGAATGCACAAGTAAATGCAAACCTATCTTCTGAAAGTATCTCGGGAAGTGGCCTCCACCCACTGTCCTCCTCATTAGTTAATGTATCCCCAACTCACAACTTCTCCCTGACTTCCCCAACCCTACTAAATCCCACTGAGCTAAACCCTGACATTGCTGATAGCCAGCCAATGTCTGCACCTGTGGCAAGCAAATCTACTGTGACGTCGGTCAACAACACTAACTATGCAACTCTTCAGAACTGCTCCCTTATTTCTGGTCAAGATCTACTATCAGTACCCATGACCCAGGCTGCCCTTGGGGAAATAGTTCCCACAGGTGAAGACCAGGTGGGTCACCCCTCCCCAACAGTACACCAGGATTTTGTCAGAGAACATCATTTAGTTATGCAATCAGTAgctaacataaaagaaaatttcttaacAAATTCTGAGAGCAAAACAACAAGCAACTTAATGATGCTGGACTCCAAATCCAAGTATGTCCTAGACGGCATGGTGGAGACTGTCTGTGAAGACCTGGAAACAGACAAGAAAGAGCTTGCCAAGCTCCAGACTGTCCAATTGGATGAAGATATGCAAGACTTGTaaacttaatttccttttttttccccctggcatCAGCAGGCAAATCTTTTCATGAAGACCTGAGGACATAAAGCATTTTTCCATTTGAAGGGAAACATTAGTTTTGCAAGTAAATGCATTCAAGAGACCTTGGATTGATCTGCATGAAGATCATAGTTAAATATGCTGAAGATCACAGTTAAATATGCAGGAGTAGAACTGCATTACTACAGCCTTTTGGTTCTCTTTTCAATAGATGGAGACAGACATCAGAGATGAAGTATATCAAGAAGTCAAAGTGTATCATTTGGTTGACTTAATTCTAAAGTCAAATGGAACTtggtagttttttaaattaaaaatgtatacacttAAGGTAGAAAATTAAATATCACTACAGAACATTAGAAACAATACAGttctttttgtttacttttactCCATGGGCATTGGTAAGGTTAAGAAGCATAAGTGGTACTTCATACAATTCTAAggatatatttttgaatatatgcatttctgtttttcagcATTTTTGTGAAAGTCTTGCTTTGTCTCTATACAATTCCAAATGTGATTGCTAATAGTTTAGTGTGGCTGAGAAAGTTCACAACTCCACTAAGAAAACTGAAACAACCTTCAGTATGAGTGTAAATATATTAGTCCTATAAGCAAGGATTTGGGTAATTACAGTGAATTTTATTTATGCTGTATATGTTTCTCTTATACTTCAGACACtatgaactgaaaaaaatgttttggtactgtttaatttatttttattgtttgaacAGGAAGTGAACAGTTATTTCCAACAAAGTTTTACTTTTTGTAGGATTTTAAAAGTAATGATTTTTATCAGAAGTCTATTAAGGTCAATATTAATAACACTGAAACAGGAAATCTAACTCCCATTATTGGAATTTTGGTACTTTTTTTCACATTCTTGT is part of the Bubalus bubalis isolate 160015118507 breed Murrah chromosome 11, NDDB_SH_1, whole genome shotgun sequence genome and harbors:
- the SIX4 gene encoding homeobox protein SIX4 isoform X2, with product MIASAADIKQENGMESASEGQEAPREVAGGAAAAAGLSPQAPAPFPLEPGDAAAAAARVSGEEGAVAAVAAAAGAAVDQVQLHSELLGRHHHAAAAAAQTPLAFSPDHVACVCEALQQGGNLDRLARFLWSLPQSDLLRGNESLLKARALVAFHQGIYPELYSILESHSFESANHPLLQQLWYKARYTEAERARGRPLGAVDKYRLRRKFPLPRTIWDGEETVYCFKEKSRNALKELYKQNRYPSPAEKRHLAKITGLSLTQVSNWFKNRRQRDRNPSETQSKSESDGNPSTEDESSKGHEDLSPHQLSGSSDGVTNLSLSSHLEPVYMQQIGNAKISLSSSGVLLNGSLVPASTSPVFLNGNSFIQGPNGVILNGLSVGNTQTVSLNPPKMASNIMSNGISMTDILGSTSQDVKEFKVLQSSSANSAATTSYSPSAPVSFPGLIPSAEVKREGIQTVASQDGGSVVTFTTPVQINQYGIVQIPNSGANSQFLNGSIGFSPLQLPPVSVAASQGNISVNSSTSDGSTFTSESATVQQGKVFLSSLAPSAVVYTVPNSGQTIGSVKQEGVERSLVFSQLMPANQNAQVNANLSSESISGSGLHPLSSSLVNVSPTHNFSLTSPTLLNPTELNPDIADSQPMSAPVASKSTVTSVNNTNYATLQNCSLISGQDLLSVPMTQAALGEIVPTGEDQVGHPSPTVHQDFVREHHLVMQSVANIKENFLTNSESKTTSNLMMLDSKSKYVLDGMVETVCEDLETDKKELAKLQTVQLDEDMQDL
- the SIX4 gene encoding homeobox protein SIX4 isoform X1; this translates as MSSSSPTGQIASAADIKQENGMESASEGQEAPREVAGGAAAAAGLSPQAPAPFPLEPGDAAAAAARVSGEEGAVAAVAAAAGAAVDQVQLHSELLGRHHHAAAAAAQTPLAFSPDHVACVCEALQQGGNLDRLARFLWSLPQSDLLRGNESLLKARALVAFHQGIYPELYSILESHSFESANHPLLQQLWYKARYTEAERARGRPLGAVDKYRLRRKFPLPRTIWDGEETVYCFKEKSRNALKELYKQNRYPSPAEKRHLAKITGLSLTQVSNWFKNRRQRDRNPSETQSKSESDGNPSTEDESSKGHEDLSPHQLSGSSDGVTNLSLSSHLEPVYMQQIGNAKISLSSSGVLLNGSLVPASTSPVFLNGNSFIQGPNGVILNGLSVGNTQTVSLNPPKMASNIMSNGISMTDILGSTSQDVKEFKVLQSSSANSAATTSYSPSAPVSFPGLIPSAEVKREGIQTVASQDGGSVVTFTTPVQINQYGIVQIPNSGANSQFLNGSIGFSPLQLPPVSVAASQGNISVNSSTSDGSTFTSESATVQQGKVFLSSLAPSAVVYTVPNSGQTIGSVKQEGVERSLVFSQLMPANQNAQVNANLSSESISGSGLHPLSSSLVNVSPTHNFSLTSPTLLNPTELNPDIADSQPMSAPVASKSTVTSVNNTNYATLQNCSLISGQDLLSVPMTQAALGEIVPTGEDQVGHPSPTVHQDFVREHHLVMQSVANIKENFLTNSESKTTSNLMMLDSKSKYVLDGMVETVCEDLETDKKELAKLQTVQLDEDMQDL